Sequence from the Methanosarcina siciliae T4/M genome:
TTGTCAGAAAAACGGGATTTGCAGAAAGTGCAGAGTTTGGCGCAATTATATATCCATATATTAGCAGACAGACCCCACCTATAAGCAGGCTGGTTAGAGGTCCTGCGGAAGCCATCTTTGCTTCCTGTCCGGGATCCCTTGGCATCTCTTCCATTGAAGAAACTCCTCCGAAAAGGAAGAGCGTGATGCTCTCAATATTGACACCGTAGCGCATTGCCAGATAGGAGTGTGCAAGCTCATGCACAAGGATTGAGGCAAAAAGCAGGATTGCAGTCAAGGTTGAAAGCGCATATTTTGTCGCAGGCGGCTCAACCCCCTGGAAGCCATATGGGTATGGATTGATCGCAAAGATATATGCAAAAATGGGTAGTATCAAAAGAAAAGTGATGTGCAATCTGATAGGTATACCCATTACGCTTCCGATTTTCAGTGAAGATTTCATAAAATAAAGTACCCCCTTTATTTATTTAATACAGACACCTGATGCACTATATATGAAATACTTATAGACGTACTTATAGACCTACGCGAAACTTGAGGAACTGGATATGAAATATATGTGAAACAGGCTGATAAACCATATGGCACAAAAATATGCATACCTTAAATAGATGGCAAATTGCATAAATCTGTGACCGATTTTTAAACTCGAATTGACCCGTTAAACCTGATCTGAGAGCCAGAAAACCATTGTGTACCCAAAAGTATCATTATATTAATTTGAATAGTATAATTATTTTTGCATGCCTTAAGTAGGCAAAGAGCCCCGAATTACTCATAAACTAAGTCATACTAAGTCATGAACTGAATTATTACCCTAAAAAAGAAAGTTGAAAACAGAAAAGCAAAACGGAAAAGCAAAACGGAAAAGCAAAACGGAAAAGCAAAAAGTGGTTAACTTAAATTTCTGCGGTCACTTTTTTAAGATCCTGTACAAATAATTCAATATCTTCGAGAGTGTTATGCGGCATCAGGACCAGCCTGAGAGCCCTTGGGATACGGGTAATTGAGACATTCCAACCGAATCTTTCAAGCAGCTGTTCTCTGACAAGGTCAGGGTTCGGGACTTTCAGAGCGACTACGTTCATGACCGGTTCGAGCAGGGGTTCGAAACCAATTTTTCGAGCTTCTGTGACCAGTTTTTCGGTAAGCTGCATGCAGTAATGCACATTCTTTCTGTAACCTTCATTACCAAGGTATTTCATGACAGCGCAGGTAGCAGCAGCTGAAGCTCCACTCCTTGTACCGGTAAGTGTAAACTGGGCCTTTGTGGTAAGGTATGGAGTGTTCACTTTAAGGGAGTCAAGGAAAGAAGGGGATCTGAAAAGCAGAGCTCCTGACGGAATTGTGGAAAGGCCCATCTTGTGGGGGTCTATGGCAATCGAACTAACACCTGGTACTTTGAAATCAAAAGGCTGGGGTTTTTCGAGGAAAGGAATTACGAAACCTCCAAAAGCTGCATCAATATGCAGGAAAAGCTCGTTTTCAAGCGCTATTTCCGAGAGTTTGTCAATGGGGTCTATCTGGCCAAATTCGGTGTTTCCTGCTATCCCTACAAGTCCCATAGTGTTTATATCAATAAGACTTTCAACGGATGAAAGGTCAACCCTGAACTCCGAATCCAGTGAAGCCCTCCTGACCTCTATCCCCATCATGTCGGCAACCTTATCGAAAGAAAAATGTGCCGACTCAGGAATTACAATGTTTGGAACCCCTTTAAATCCTTTTTTTCCTGTGGTTACAAGGTTTTTCATTCCTCTTACAGCCTGAATATTGGATTCGGTACCTCCTGTAGTAAGGTAGCCGCAAACCGAACTCTCACAGGAGCCTCCGGAAGGAACAACAATTGAAGGGGCGTGGAGAAGCTCCCCAAGCATCCTGACAACCTCCTGTTCAAGCCTGCAAGCTCCAGCAAAAAGCCCGAGATCGCCCAGATTGGCCTCAATAAAGAGCCTGTGAGCCTCAACTGCGATCTTATGAGGGTGAGTACACATTGAACTTAAAACCCGATAATAATCCGTATCTTCTGACTTCGCATTTTCCAGAAAGGAAAATATCTCTTTTTCAGAAAGA
This genomic interval carries:
- the mfnA gene encoding tyrosine decarboxylase MfnA, whose product is MNEQGLSEKEIFSFLENAKSEDTDYYRVLSSMCTHPHKIAVEAHRLFIEANLGDLGLFAGACRLEQEVVRMLGELLHAPSIVVPSGGSCESSVCGYLTTGGTESNIQAVRGMKNLVTTGKKGFKGVPNIVIPESAHFSFDKVADMMGIEVRRASLDSEFRVDLSSVESLIDINTMGLVGIAGNTEFGQIDPIDKLSEIALENELFLHIDAAFGGFVIPFLEKPQPFDFKVPGVSSIAIDPHKMGLSTIPSGALLFRSPSFLDSLKVNTPYLTTKAQFTLTGTRSGASAAATCAVMKYLGNEGYRKNVHYCMQLTEKLVTEARKIGFEPLLEPVMNVVALKVPNPDLVREQLLERFGWNVSITRIPRALRLVLMPHNTLEDIELFVQDLKKVTAEI